A window from Seriola aureovittata isolate HTS-2021-v1 ecotype China chromosome 14, ASM2101889v1, whole genome shotgun sequence encodes these proteins:
- the cdh5 gene encoding cadherin-5, protein MMTWLQLWTTGLMAFSVSLVVAEDSGLPAVEAEKRGPVEIVKKESHPVLIRQKRDWIWNSLYVEEEKPAPIPYKIGQLKSNKAVGVKKFTIEGEGANSIFTVDEKGDLFVTRALDREHKHLYNLTARMYDGNNKLIEDSGHFVVQVTDINDNSPVFPRTFNGSISERSSIGTQVVEVKATDADDPTTANGDLKYSLTPDGDLSAFDIDKNTGIISCKINTLDRETKSQYVVVVKAQDMRGMASGSTATTSVTITITDINDNQASFTRKMYELQVPEDHKVNEKIGTLELEDRDQIHNKEPIFIIPKENNKMFSAELSPNKDGNLMLRHALDFETTSSYSFIIQVKEKLILPADNTKSAVTTAQVNIRVLDVDEPPVFSQPIYTFNVVEERLVSNIGTVTARDPDRASKSIRYSIPDKDCPISINQVTGQLSTLRTLDRELEATHMFQVKAQEEPSGLESFVKVNIVVQDINDNKPELVVDEIFVCENDVTKTVIGTLRAADKDDQPASFSFSLGSESSNFSIKDYGNNSADIMVKQGPFSLDDPKDYKVDVRISDGGRPIQTSITTLAIKSCRCDARRIPTQCKASARRMSVSVHALIAILLCILTILVIVILFVMRKRYQKDSLASMKNSGEIHEQLVTYDEEGGGEMDTNGYDVSILTSACHDGSLLRHPDRHPHPSLYAMVQKAPQPTACKGDMAAMIEVKKDEADHDRDGIPYDTLHIYGYEGPESLAGSLSSLDSSSTASNLDYDFLNDWGPRFRTLAELYGVDGPDYYHQY, encoded by the exons ATGATGACTTGGCTCCAGCTGTGGACCACGGGGCTCATGGCCTTCTCCGTCTCTCTCGTCGTTGCTGAAGACTCTGGCCTTCCCGCGGTGGAAGCGGAGAAACGAGGCCCTGTTGAGATTGTGAAGAAGGAGTCCCATCCTGTCCTGATCAGGCAGAAGAGAGACTGGATCTGGAACTCTCTCtatgtggaagaagaaaaacctgCTCCCATACCCTACAAGATAGGACAA CTGAAGTCGAACAAGGCGGTGGGGGTGAAAAAGTTTACAATAGAAGGTGAAGGAGCGAACTCCATCTTCACAGTGGATGAAAAGGGAGACCTGTTTGTCACCAGGGCTCTGGACAGAGAACACAAGCATTTGTACAACCTGACTGCCAGAATGTATGATGGGAACAACAAGCTGATAGAGGATTCTGGGCACTTTGTCGTCCAGGTGACGGATATCAATGACAACAGCCCCGTTTTCCCCAGAACATTCAATGGATCCATTTCGGAGAGGTCGTCAATAG GAACTCAAGTAGTGGAGGTGAAGGCGACTGATGCTGATGACCCCACCACTGCTAATGGAGACCTCAAGTATTCTTTGACCCCGGACGGAGACCTTTCTGCCTTTGATATTGATAAAAACACAG gtatAATCAGCTGCAAGATAAACACTCTGGACCGGGAGACTAAGAGTCAGTATGTGGTGGTGGTTAAAGCTCAGGACATGAGAGGAATGGCCTCTGGCAGCACGGCCACCACCTCtgtcaccatcaccatcacagACATCAATGACAACCAAGCTTCTTTCACTCGAA AGATGTATGAACTGCAGGTTCCAGAGGACCACAAGGTGAATGAGAAGATCGGCACTCTGGAGTTGGAGGACAGAGATCAGATCCATAACAAAGAGCCCATCTTCATCATCcccaaagaaaacaacaagatgTTCAGTGCTGAGCTCAGCCCTAACAAAGATGGCAACCTCATGCTCAGACAT GCTCTGGATTTCGAGACCACGAGCAGCTACAGTTTCATCATTCAAGTGAAAGAAAAGCTGATACTTCCTGCTGACAACACGAAAAGTGCTGTCACCACAGCCCAG GTAAACATCAGAGTGTTGGATGTGGACGAGCCACCAGTCTTCTCCCAGCCCATCTACACCTTCAATGTGGTGGAAGAACGGCTCGTGAGCAACATAGGAACAGTTACAGCCCGGGATCCTGACAGAGCCAGCAAGAGCATACG GTACTCCATCCCAGACAAAGACTGTCCAATCAGCATCAACCAGGTGACAGGTCAGCTGTCCACCCTGAGGACACTGGACAGAGAGCTGGAGGCCACACACATGTTTCAAGTTAAGGCACAGGAGGAGCCAAGTG GTTTGGAGTCATTTGTAAAAGTTAATATTGTAGTTCAGGACATTAACGACAACAAGCCTGAACTGGTTGTGGACGAGATCTTCGTCTGTGAGAACGACGTCACTAAAACG GTGATAGGAACTCTGCGAGCCGCAGACAAAGACGACCAGCCGGCCTCCTTCAGTTTCAGCCTGGGCAGCGAGAGCTCCAACTTCTCCATCAAAGACTACGGCA ATAACTCAGCAGACATCATGGTGAAACAAGGCCCGTTCAGCCTGGATGACCCCAAGGATTACAAGGTGGATGTGCGCATCAGTGACGGAGGACGGCCCATCCAGACCAGCATTACCACACTGGCaatcaag TCGTGTCGCTGTGACGCCAGGCGGATTCCTACGCAGTGCAAAGCCAGTGCTCGGAGGATGTCAGTGAGTGTCCACGCCCTGATCGCCATTCTGCTCTGCATCCTGACCATACTGG TCATAGTGATCCTGTTTGTGATGAGGAAACGCTACCAGAAGGATTCTCTGGCCAGTATGAAGAACAGCGGGGAAATCCACGAGCAGCTGGTCACTTACgacgaggagggaggaggagagatggacaCTAACGG ctACGATGTCTCAATCCTCACCTCTGCCTGCCACGACGGCTCCCTGCTTCGCCACCCGGAccgccacccccacccctctctctatGCCATGGTGCAGAAAGCCCCTCAACCCACTGCATGTAAGGGCGACATGGCCGCGATGATCGAGGTGAAGAAAGACGAGGCGGACCACGACAGAGACGGCATCCCGTACGACACCCTCCACATCTATGGCTACGAGGGACCCGAGTCTTTAGCCGGAAGCCTCAGCTCTCTGGACAGTTCCTCCACTGCTTCGAACTTGGATTACGACTTCCTGAACGACTGGGGGCCGAGGTTCAGGACCCTGGCTGAGCTGTACGGAGTGGATGGACCCGACTACTACCATCAGTACTGA